Proteins from a single region of Punica granatum isolate Tunisia-2019 chromosome 8, ASM765513v2, whole genome shotgun sequence:
- the LOC116187481 gene encoding bidirectional sugar transporter NEC1-like, with the protein MAGITNENLAIVFGVLGNIFSILVYLAPMPTFYRIFRRKSTEGFHSIPYSMALFSAMLLLYYAFLKVKGAFLLVTINCIGFAIESVYLLIFMIYASKKAKIQSGKLLLGLNVGAYGLIVVLTHLLTEGPQRITVVGWICAFFSVIVFAAPLSIMGIVIRTKSVEFMPFWLSFFLTLCAVMWFFYGLLIKDYYVATPNVLGFAFGIAQMTMYMLYRDPKGMILPESFGRCTIAALPITECKKVNISIGIKEPVKPTETVVPSCGPDHGSPNLNNKV; encoded by the exons ATGGCGGGCATTACAAACGAAAATTTGGCTATTGTATTTGGAGTTCTCG GTAATATCTTCTCAATTCTCGTCTATCTCGCGCCGAT GCCGACGTTCTATCGGATATTCAGGAGGAAATCGACTGAAGGTTTTCATTCAATACCATATTCAATGGCTCTTTTCAGCGCGATGTTATTGTTGTACTATGCATTCCTCAAAGTAAAGGGGGCCTTCTTGCTCGTTACTATCAACTGCATTGGATTTGCCATAGAATCGGTGTACCTCCTCATCTTCATGATCTATGCTTCCAAGAAGGCCAAG ATCCAATCAGGGAAGCTGCTCTTAGGGCTTAACGTTGGAGCTTACGGGTTGATTGTTGTTCTAACACATTTGCTTACAGAGGGCCCCCAAAGAATCACCGTTGTCGGGTGGATCTGCGCCTTCTTTTCCGTCATCGTGTTTGCTGCTCCTCTCAGTATCATG GGGATAGTAATAAGGACGAAGAGCGTCGAGTTCATGCCATTCTGGCTATCCTTTTTTCTAACTCTCTGTGCAGTGATGTGGTTCTTCTACGGCCTTCTGATAAAAGATTATTACGTAGCT ACACCGAACGTGCTCGGCTTTGCATTCGGGATTGCTCAGATGACGATGTACATGTTATATAGAGATCCGAAAGGAATGATCTTGCCAGAAAGCTTTGGTCGGTGTACAATTGCTGCCCTACCAATAACAGAATGCAAGAAAGTGAACATCAGTATCGGCATCAAGGAGCCTGTCAAGCCAACTGAGACGGTTGTCCCAAGTTGCGGGCCCGATCATGGGTCACCAAATCTGAATAACAAAGTGTGA